The region TTTAGGGGAGCCCTCTTCAAGAATTTGTCCGTCGTCCATAAAGAAAACACGGTCTGCGACCTGTTTAGCAAAGCCCATTTCGTGAGTGACAACGATCAGCGTCCGTCCGCTATGGGCCAAAGCTTTGATCACGTCCAAAACTTCGCCGACCATCTCGGGATCTAGGGCCGAGGTTGGTTCATCAAATAAGAGCACTTGCGGTTCCATCGCCAAAGCGCGAGCGATGGCGACACGTTGTTGTTGTCCTCCAGAAAGCTGTTGGGGAAACGCATTTTCTTTTTCACTTAAGCCGACGCGCTTTAGAAGTTCACGCGCTTTTTGTGCGGTTTCCTCGCGTGAAGTCTTTTTCACCTCCATCGGAGATAGACAGATGTTTTCCAGCACCGTCATATGGGGAAATAAGTTGAAGCGCTGAAAAACCATTCCCGCATAGGTGCGAAGTTTGTTCAAATCGGTTTGGGGATCGGTAACCTCAAAATCATCGACTTGAATAGTTCCCCCTTGAGCGCTTTCCAGTGCATTGAGGCAGCGAAGAAAAGTACTTTTACCCGAGCCCGAAGGGCCGATGATACACACGACTTCGTTATCTTTGATTTCGCAGCTGACATTTTTCAGTACCTGACGATCGCCAAAATATTTTTGCAGCCGTTTCACCTGAATCATGCAGATTGATACTTTCTTTCAAGACGGTGGACAATATAAGACATGCCCATGGTGATAATCAAATAGATCAAGGAGATAAAAAGATAAGGCTCCCAATAGCGAGCATAGGCGCCAGCCGCAGTTCTTGCGGCATAGGACAGTTCAGCCAAACCGATAGCCGACACTAAAGATGAATCTTTTAACAGGGTGATGGCTTCGTTGCCTAAAGGCGGAAGCATGCGACGAAACGCCTGAGGAATCACTATGTGCTTCATGGTTTGATAGTAATTCAGACCCAA is a window of Bdellovibrio sp. ArHS DNA encoding:
- a CDS encoding amino acid ABC transporter ATP-binding protein, which encodes MIQVKRLQKYFGDRQVLKNVSCEIKDNEVVCIIGPSGSGKSTFLRCLNALESAQGGTIQVDDFEVTDPQTDLNKLRTYAGMVFQRFNLFPHMTVLENICLSPMEVKKTSREETAQKARELLKRVGLSEKENAFPQQLSGGQQQRVAIARALAMEPQVLLFDEPTSALDPEMVGEVLDVIKALAHSGRTLIVVTHEMGFAKQVADRVFFMDDGQILEEGSPKDLFENPQNERTKFFLSKILK